Part of the Abyssisolibacter fermentans genome, ATAAGTTCTTTTAATAATTTTTGGTATCTTTCTTGAGAAATAGTTTTTCTTATTTTTCTTAACTCAAATTCTAATGTAGTTATTTTTGAACTTAAATTAGAATTAGTATTATATATAAAGGATTTTTTATTAATTTCAGTCAATAAAGCTGTTTCTGTAGGAACAAGAGATTTGGACAAACAATTAATAGAGTTTTTAAATGTTGAACAATTAAATAAATTTCGTATTTTGTTCTTCGCTGAAAGATAATCTTTTTCATCTCCTGTTAGATTATATTTGGATTCTGATTTATTTAAAGATTCTTCATATTGCTGTATTAAATTAATGATTGAATTAAGTGAGTACATATGTTTAACTCCTTTCTGTTCAAAACAAATACCTTTTTTCATACTATTTTTTCTATATTATACCATATAACTTCCTTTTTCAATACCTCCTAAACTCATTAAGATAAACCATATTTAATACTTTAGAATCCCGCTTTTCTTGTTCTTATATATAATTTTTGATTGTTACCCCGTTTAGTCCTACTGTACTTACATAGTAAAGCTCTGCTCTAAAATATCTACTTTCCAAATTTATATTTTAAGTTTGCATATTTATTTAATAACATCAATGCACTTTTACCTTTCACATACCCAATAGAAATTAATATACTTATTTTAGGTAATACTTACTAACATATGTATATGAGGTATTAAATTAATAAAAGCTCTCAATATTTATCTATGAGAGCTTTATAATTTAATATTCATATTAATATGTCTATAAGCTATTTATGCTTTTTTTGAACGCAGATTTCTAGTTTTTACATCAAATATAACTGCTGCAACAAGTACCAGTCCGCGGATGATGTATTGGTATGAAACTCCTACATTCATTAAATCCATTCCTTTAGTCAATGATGCCATAACCAATGCCCCAATAATCGACCCTGTTATTTTACCTACACCACCTGATGCTGATGTACCACCTACAAATGCTCCTGCTATTGCATCAAGCTCAAACCCCATACCAGCTGTTGGAGTTGCTGATTGCAATCTAGCTGTAAATAAAAGACCTGACAATCCCGCTAGCATCCCCATTGATCCAAATACAACAAATGTAATAAATTTAACACTAATACCTGATAGCTCCGCAGCCTCTGGATTTCCTCCTACTGCATAAATATGACGACCTAATGTAGTATTTTTAGTTACAAAATTATATATAACTACAACTATTGCAACTATTACAGCTGTCCAAGAAAAACCTTTAAAACAAGCTAATTTCCAAATAAAATACATTACTATTGCTGATACAAATATAAGCTTTGCGACAAAGATTGGCAATGTACTTACATGTAAATTATATTCGATTTGTTTCCTACGGTTTTTGATTTCAATAAAGATAAATAAAAGAACAGCTGCTATTCCAATAATCATAGTCAATACATGTATATTACTATTATTAAATATATCAGGAATATAACCATTTCCAATTGCATTAAATGCATCACTATCCGTGAAAATAGTAGCACTATTTGTTATTCGTATTAATAAGCCTCTAAAAATTGTCATAGCTGCAAGTGTAGCTACAAAAGCAGGTATCTTAATTTTGGCAACAAGAGTTCCTGTCCACAAAACTCCAATTAGAGCTCCCAAAATAAGTACCGCTGGAAAAATAATATATAATGGCAAGCCAACTTTAGAGCTTAGTATAGCTGCTATAGCACCTAAAAATCCTGCTATATAACCTACAGATAAATCAATATGTCGTATAACTATAACTAATGTCATCCCTACAGATAAAACTGCAATATATCCAGTCATATCAATAAGATCTGATATTACCCTTGGTGTTATAAATAATCCATCTGTAAGGGTTGTAAATATGATAATAATTATGGCAAGCGCAATGTACATACCATAATCTCTTATGTTATCCTTTATTGCTGATGTTAAATCCTTAAACATTTTAATCCTCCTATACTGTCGCCATTTCCATTATATTTTCTTGAGTAGCTTCTTCAATTTTCAATTCTCCTGTCATCTTACCTTCTGCCATAACATAAATACGATCACTCATGCCAAGAACTTCCGGCAATTCTGACGAAATCATAATTACACTTAAGCCTTTAACTACAAGTTCGTTCATAATGGTATAAATCTCATATTTAGCCCCAACATCTATTCCTCTTGTCGGTTCATCAAGAATAAGAATATTAGGTTCTACAAATAGCCACTTACCTAGAGCTACCTTCTGCTGGTTTCCTCCACTTAAATTACGAACCTTCTGCTGGATTGAAGGTGTTTTAATATTTAAAGATTTACGATATTTTTCAGCTACCTTTATTTCTTCATTTTTTTTAACAACAAAAGCATCTGCAATACTTTTAAGGTTCGCTAAAGTAATATTTTGCTTAACATCTTCAATTAGAATTAGACCGTTACCCTTTCTATCTTCTGATACATAAGCTAATCCATTTTTAATTGCTTTTTTTGGACTTTTTATTACTACTTTTTTATTATTTATCTTAAGTTCTCCTGATAATTGATAGTTTTTTGAATTTCCAAAAATACTATGAGCAAATTCTGTTCTTCCTGCTCCCATAAGTCCTGCAATTCCAACAATTTCACCTTTTCTAATTTTAAAGTCAACATCCTTAACTACATATCTGCCCAATTTCCTGTCAAAAGCAGACCAGTTGCTAACTTCCAGCTGAACATCTCCAAAATTCTTTACTTCTCTCTTAGGGAAAATATCGTTAATTTCTCTTCCAACCATATATTTAATTATATCTCGTTCATTTATTTCACCCTTCTGTGCACTGAGTGAACAAATAGTTTGTCCGTCACGAAGTACAGTTACCGTATCTGCAATTTGAATAACTTCTTTTAATTTATGAGAAATCATTATAGATGTTACACCTTGCTCTTTTAAGTCATTCAGTAATTTTAATAAATTTTCACTATCATCTTCATTGAGAGCAGCAGTTGGTTCATCTAATATAAGAAGCTTTACATCTTTGCTAAGTGCCTTAGCAATTTCTATGAGCTGTTGTACTCCAACTCCAAGATCTATTATCTTAGATGCAGGATGAACATCAAGCTTAACTTTTTCAAGCATTTTAGTTGCTTTAATTTTAGTACTATGCCAATCTATGACACCATTTTTCTTAATTTCATGACCAAGAAAAATATTTTCATATACTGTCATTTCTGGTACAAGCGCAAGTTCTTGATAAATAATTGCAATACCTTTGTTTTCACTATCACCTATTCCATGAAAACTTTGTACTTCTCCATCAAAAACAATATCGCCTGCATAATCTCCCTTGGGATATACTCCACTTAAAACCTTCATCAATGTTGATTTACCAGCTCCATTTTCTCCAACCAGACAGTGAATTTCTCCTTTCTTAACTTTGAAATTCACATTATCAAGTGCTTTTACACCTGGAAATTCTTTTGTTATATTTTTCATTTCTAATATATTCGCCATTTGAAAGCTCCTATCAAGTCTTATAATATATCATAATAGCGATAGGCAAATGCCCATCACTATTATGTTTAATAAGGGGTTTAATGTTTTAGATTAAATCTACAGTCCGTTGAATTCTGATGCTCCGTAATATCCTGAATCAATGATTGTTTCTTTTACATTATCTTGAGTTACTGTGATAACCTTAATATCTTTAGCTTTAACATCAATTTTACCATTATTATAAGAACCATTTGTTTCAATTTCTTTACCATCTAGAATGTTAGTTGCTGTTTCAATAGCACCTGTTACTAGGTTTCTTACATCTTTAAGAACTGTCATACTTTGTTTACCATCTATAACATATTGAATTGATGGAATTTCAGCATCTTGTCCAGTTATATAAATTTCTAGACCATCTTCTTTTGCAAATTGATCATAGATTGAACGTGCAGTACCATCATTTGGAGCTAATATAAACGTTTTCCCTTTTGGCGCAGCTGCAGTTATATGAGATTCTGCTTTTGACTTAGCAACCTCTGGTTTCCAATCTGTTGTAATCTGTTCTATGATTTGACCCATTTCTTCACGAGTTAATTTTGCTTTATCTTTGTATTCAACTGCCTTTGATGAGTTTTGAACTATAAATGTACCATCAGCAATTTTAGGCTGTAATTTGTTCCATGCACCTTCAAAGAATAAGAATGCATTATTATCTGTTGCAGCTCCTGCATAAAGGTATAATTTTTCACCTTTACTATCATCTAATTGATCTAATAAATATTGACCTTGAGCTTCACCAACTGAAACAGAATTGAATGTGATATAGTAATCTACTGCATCTGTATTGGTTACTAATCTGTCATAAGAAATTACTGTAATACCCTCTTCTTTTGCTGCTTCAACTGCTGCCGCTGCTGCTGCTCCATCATGCGGAGTTATAATAAGAACTTTAATACCCTTAGAAATCAAAGTTTCAACATTTTGCTTTTCTCTTGCTGAGTCACCTTGACTAAAAAGAATTTCTACAGACTTATCTGTACCTTCTAAAGCTGCTTTGAATCTTGCTTCATCTTGTACCCAACGTGGCTCTTCTTTAGTAGGAAGTACAATACCAATATCTACTAAACCATCTTTTTTATCAGTTTCTGTCGCACCCTGTGAATCATCTTTAGAATTGCTACATCCTGCTAATAAGCTAACTGATAATGCAAGCATAAGAAATAATACCAATAGTTTTTTCATTTTTAGCCTCCTATTAATTATATAAATTGTGTTTTCCTTAAAACTAGTATATATAATATATAAATTTTACTCCATGACTGAGAAAAGGAGAAATCTGTATTTTTTTAATTTTTTATATATTTTAAATTTTTAATCTCTAAAAATTTAATATTAAATTTATTCAGAGATTATTTTAACCTTAAATATGTGCTAAAAAATGAACGCCTCATAAAAGACTAACTATCTGGTCTTTTTATGAGACGTTCATTTATTTGAATTATACTTTAATTATCTATAGATATCTTCTCGTCTGTGAAAAGCATCCTCTATCACTGTTTCTTCTAATGTATTTATAGTAACTGGTAATACGTCCAATTTAATATATGGTACATCTATCATTCCATTGTTTATTACTTCTTCTGTATTGACATCTTTGCCATTTACTAAATCTATTGCAAGATCAACTGCTGATTCAGCCAATAGTCGAATAGGTTTATATATAGTAATATACTGTGTTCCTTCTACAATTCGCTGACAGGCACTAATCTCTGCATCATGACCAGCTACATACACACTACCTGCTAAACCTTTTTCAGCCAAAGCTCTGATAGCTGCTTCTGCTAAACGATCATTAGCACCAATAATTGCATCAACTTGAATATTTTCATTTAAAGCTTTTAATACGATATCATAAGCATATTTTTCTCTCCAATCGTTCGCCCATTTATCTTCAACAATATTAATGTATCCATTTTGAACAGATTCTTCAAGAACACTCATATAACCTTTTCTAAACATAGATGAATTGTTGTCATCTGGAGATCCGTTTATTATTATATAATTCCCTTTTGGTACTACGTCTGTCAAAGCTTTAGCTTGT contains:
- a CDS encoding sugar ABC transporter substrate-binding protein, producing the protein MKKLLVLFLMLALSVSLLAGCSNSKDDSQGATETDKKDGLVDIGIVLPTKEEPRWVQDEARFKAALEGTDKSVEILFSQGDSAREKQNVETLISKGIKVLIITPHDGAAAAAAVEAAKEEGITVISYDRLVTNTDAVDYYITFNSVSVGEAQGQYLLDQLDDSKGEKLYLYAGAATDNNAFLFFEGAWNKLQPKIADGTFIVQNSSKAVEYKDKAKLTREEMGQIIEQITTDWKPEVAKSKAESHITAAAPKGKTFILAPNDGTARSIYDQFAKEDGLEIYITGQDAEIPSIQYVIDGKQSMTVLKDVRNLVTGAIETATNILDGKEIETNGSYNNGKIDVKAKDIKVITVTQDNVKETIIDSGYYGASEFNGL
- a CDS encoding sugar ABC transporter ATP-binding protein, whose protein sequence is MANILEMKNITKEFPGVKALDNVNFKVKKGEIHCLVGENGAGKSTLMKVLSGVYPKGDYAGDIVFDGEVQSFHGIGDSENKGIAIIYQELALVPEMTVYENIFLGHEIKKNGVIDWHSTKIKATKMLEKVKLDVHPASKIIDLGVGVQQLIEIAKALSKDVKLLILDEPTAALNEDDSENLLKLLNDLKEQGVTSIMISHKLKEVIQIADTVTVLRDGQTICSLSAQKGEINERDIIKYMVGREINDIFPKREVKNFGDVQLEVSNWSAFDRKLGRYVVKDVDFKIRKGEIVGIAGLMGAGRTEFAHSIFGNSKNYQLSGELKINNKKVVIKSPKKAIKNGLAYVSEDRKGNGLILIEDVKQNITLANLKSIADAFVVKKNEEIKVAEKYRKSLNIKTPSIQQKVRNLSGGNQQKVALGKWLFVEPNILILDEPTRGIDVGAKYEIYTIMNELVVKGLSVIMISSELPEVLGMSDRIYVMAEGKMTGELKIEEATQENIMEMATV
- a CDS encoding substrate-binding domain-containing protein, whose translation is MKLFKNKLNMFIVFITTFLCLSIIIFFVNELYKKGTMEDDGKITIGFCADTLVIERWQRDQEIFQAKAKEKNIDVIVYNANEDNETQNRQIRLLIDKNVDVMVVIPYDKDGISEAIGEAKEAGIKVIAYDRLINDANIDAYISFDNVKVGELQAKALTDVVPKGNYIIINGSPDDNNSSMFRKGYMSVLEESVQNGYINIVEDKWANDWREKYAYDIVLKALNENIQVDAIIGANDRLAEAAIRALAEKGLAGSVYVAGHDAEISACQRIVEGTQYITIYKPIRLLAESAVDLAIDLVNGKDVNTEEVINNGMIDVPYIKLDVLPVTINTLEETVIEDAFHRREDIYR
- a CDS encoding sugar ABC transporter permease, which encodes MFKDLTSAIKDNIRDYGMYIALAIIIIIFTTLTDGLFITPRVISDLIDMTGYIAVLSVGMTLVIVIRHIDLSVGYIAGFLGAIAAILSSKVGLPLYIIFPAVLILGALIGVLWTGTLVAKIKIPAFVATLAAMTIFRGLLIRITNSATIFTDSDAFNAIGNGYIPDIFNNSNIHVLTMIIGIAAVLLFIFIEIKNRRKQIEYNLHVSTLPIFVAKLIFVSAIVMYFIWKLACFKGFSWTAVIVAIVVVIYNFVTKNTTLGRHIYAVGGNPEAAELSGISVKFITFVVFGSMGMLAGLSGLLFTARLQSATPTAGMGFELDAIAGAFVGGTSASGGVGKITGSIIGALVMASLTKGMDLMNVGVSYQYIIRGLVLVAAVIFDVKTRNLRSKKA